The sequence ACCGCTGACGCTGAAGGCGCCCTGGTGCGGGATTTGCTCCCTCTGGCCGCGGTCCTGACCCCAAATCTGCCTGAAGCGGGAATTATCCTGGAGCAGGAAGTCAGGACCCTCGAGGATATGGCCGCGGCCGCCCGCGCTCTTAAGGCCATGGGGCCTGAGGCGGTCTTGATCAAAGGCGGACACTTATCAGGCCCGGCCACTGATCTGCTTTTCGATGGCCAGAAGATGCGAGAGTACTCTGTGCCTCGCCTGGATTCCCCAAACACCCATGGCACCGGCTGCACCTTTTCCGCGGCCCTGGCTACTTTTCTGGGCGAGGGCCAAGCCCTGCACGAAGCCGTGGCCCGGGCCAAGGAATATATCACCGAGGCCATCAGGCTGGCCCGGCCCGTGGGCCATGGTCACGGCCCGACCAACCATTTCGCCCCGCTGGAAAAGCAGGCTGTGTTGAGAAGCCTCGAGGAAGCTTTTAAGACGCTGTCTCAAGCCGAGGCCGGTCCCCTTGTACCCGAAGTTCAGGCGAATATGGGCTTCGCTCTCCCGGGAGCCAGGGATACGGCCGATGTGGCCGCCTTTCCGGGGCGCATTGTACGCCTTGGCTCCAGGGTGGCTACGGTGAGCGGTCCCTGTTTTGGAGCGTCACGACACGTGGCCCGGATCATTCTCACGACCATGAGGACTGACCCTGAGATACGCTCGGCGCTGAACATCCGGTATGATGAAGGTTTTCTGGAAAGAGCCCGGGAACAGGGCTTCAGGGTCGAGAGCTTTGATCGGGCCGACGAGCCGCCTGAAACCAAGGCCCAAGAAGGCTCAACCCTGGCATGGGGCGTGGATGACACCATTGAACGAACCGGCGTGGTGCCTGACCTGATCTTTGACCGGGGCGAGGTGGGCAAAGAGCCGATGATTCGTATTCTAGGGCCGAATCCTTCCACTGTGGTGGCCAGGGCGCTCAGTCTTCTGCCTCAGGAAAACAAGGTGGCAGGATAAACGCTGTAAGTTTTTTCAGGGGGGAACTTTTTGG comes from Deltaproteobacteria bacterium and encodes:
- the thiD gene encoding bifunctional hydroxymethylpyrimidine kinase/phosphomethylpyrimidine kinase, whose product is MNRVLTIAGSDSGGGAGIQADLKTITVLGAYGLSVITALTAQNTLRVEAIHEVRPDFVGTQLDAVLSDIGADAAKTGMLANTEVVQIVAAKLKQYQVPNLVVDPVMVAKSGDSLLTADAEGALVRDLLPLAAVLTPNLPEAGIILEQEVRTLEDMAAAARALKAMGPEAVLIKGGHLSGPATDLLFDGQKMREYSVPRLDSPNTHGTGCTFSAALATFLGEGQALHEAVARAKEYITEAIRLARPVGHGHGPTNHFAPLEKQAVLRSLEEAFKTLSQAEAGPLVPEVQANMGFALPGARDTADVAAFPGRIVRLGSRVATVSGPCFGASRHVARIILTTMRTDPEIRSALNIRYDEGFLERAREQGFRVESFDRADEPPETKAQEGSTLAWGVDDTIERTGVVPDLIFDRGEVGKEPMIRILGPNPSTVVARALSLLPQENKVAG